The following coding sequences lie in one Paramisgurnus dabryanus chromosome 16, PD_genome_1.1, whole genome shotgun sequence genomic window:
- the LOC135745532 gene encoding nuclear RNA export factor 1-like yields the protein MQKKCLSKRFNVSQKCLDLSSIHTDPALVSENIQVTLNQNKCVRAVLEIIEENIPGLSCLNLSNNKLFHLTDLADLVQKTQSLKSLNLSCNELRSEEELDNLKGLGLVELWLDRNPLCDCFDDQTSYIRALRERFPRLCKLDGHALPPPISFGIETSTVLPPCKGSYLVSDEIMGVIQRFLQQYYSLYDSGNRQQLMNAYHDGASFSISLPPLTNPTRCMLAEYHDANRNLKQITDSSTRIRNLKRSRLNVVAYLNELPKTQHDMSSFTVDVNTYTNSLLAFTVSGLYKDVIGGSKQAVRGFSRVFITVPAPNSGLCIVNDELYVRTATSVEIERAFTAPPAPTPSSSHPVSTLSASQQEMLSAFSQCSQMNLQWSQKCLQDNAWDYHRAAQIFTELKEQGKIPEAAFIK from the exons atgcaaaag AAATGCCTGTCGAAACGTTTTAATGTCTCCCAGAAGTGTCTTGATCTGAGCAGCATCCACACTGATCCAG CCTTGGTTTCTGAGAATATTCAGGTGACATTAAACCAAAACAAATGCGTGCGGGCTGTGTTAGAAATCATTGAGGAGAATATTCCAGGG TTGTCGTGTTTGAATCTGAGCAACAACAAGCTGTTTCACCTGACTGATCTTGCAGATCTGGTGCAGAAAACCCAGAGTCTGAAGTCACTGAATCTGTCTTGTAATGAG CTAAGGTCTGAGGAGGAGCTCGACAATCTGAAAGGTCTCGGACTGGTTGAACTTTGGTTGGACAGAAACCCTCTGTGTGATTGTTTTGATGATCAGACCTcgtatatcag GGCACTGCGTGAGCGATTTCCCAGGCTTTGTAAACTG GATGGTCATGCACTTCCACCTCCTATCAGTTTTGGTATTGAAACCAGCACAGTTCTTCCTCCCTGTAAG GGCAGCTATTTAGTCTCAGATGAAATCATGGGTGTCATTCAGCGCTTTCTACAACA GTATTACAGCCTGTATGACTCTGGAAACAGACAGCAGCTGATGAACGCTTATCATGATGGAGCCAGTTTCTCTATCAGCCTGCCACCCTTAACCAATCCCACTAG GTGCATGTTAGCAGAGTATCATGACGCTAACCGCAATCTTAAGCAGATCACtgattcat CCACACGGATACGCAACCTAAAACGCTCCCGGCTCAATGTGGTCGCCTATCTCAATGAACTGCCGAAGACCCAGCACGACATGAGTTCATTTACTGTGGATGTCAATACGTATACG AACTCTCTGTTAGCGTTCACAGTGAGTGGACTGTACAAAGATG TTATTGGTGGATCGAAACAAGCTGTGAGGGGATTTAGTAGAGTATTTATCACAGTTCCTGCTCCGAATTCTGG TCTGTGCATAGTCAATGATGAGCTCTACGTGAGGACAGCCACATCTGTGGAGATTGAGCGAGCATTTACAGCACCACCAGCCCCGACCCCCTCAAGCAGCCACCCAGTGTCCACCCTGTCGGCATCCCAGCAAGAAATGCTCTCTGCCTTTTCACAGTGCTCACAGATGAACCTGCAATGGTCTCAAAA ATGTCTGCAGGATAATGCATGGGATTATCACCGAGCTGCACAGATTTTTACAGAACTGAAG GAACAAGGAAAGATTCCTGAAGCAGCGTTCATAAAGTAA
- the LOC135761928 gene encoding uncharacterized protein, whose translation MMMTRYQKNYPNLSVITRVYPSRSDSDGPAVVRQVWRTDGNLKEHYGRNDSQQFFNRGGYRSFRTYSHWRAKPPRQLGPCGRFPGGNVDGSNWRGKGQKERGREENKFKNFGRGCAGRGRQKGGRGGTFFRITIPRAKKYKQQWLITALQKHSPIPFKPLHYCTSGQSVHFYVEDEAAASALHKLSRRITDSEGFKVVVFTNPCLYPPFQQTSLKPEHLKHLKVIITTDDEKVL comes from the exons ACTCGGATGGTCCTGCTGTGGTGAGACAGGTGTGGAGGACTGATGGCAATCTGAAAG AGCATTATGGTCGCAATGACAGTCAGCAGTTTTTTAACCGTGGAGGTTATAGGTCCTTCAGGACTTATTCTCACTGGCGTGCCAAACCACCAAGGCAGTTGGGACCTTGTGGCAGGTTTCCGGGTGGCAATGTTGATGG GTCTAACTGGAGGGGAAAGGGGCAAAAGGAAAGGGGAAGAGAGGAAAATAAGTTTAAGAATTTTGGAAGGGGATGTGCAGGGAGAGGAAGACAAAAAGGTGGAAGAGGAGGAACGTTCTTTAGGATTACA ATACCACGTGCAAAGAAATATAAGCAGCAATGGCTAATAACAGCACTTCAGAAACATAGTCCCATACCCTTCAAGCCACTACAT TACTGCACATCAGGTCAAAGCGTTCACTTTTATGTGGAGGATGAGGCCGCTGCCAGCGCCCTGCACAAACTGTCACGCAGAATCACGGACAGCGAGGGGTTCAAA GTGGTTGTCTTCACAAACCCTTGTTTATATCCTCCTTTCCAACAAACCAGCCTGAAGCCAGAACATCTGAAGCATTTAAAGGTTATAATTACTACTGATGATGAAAAAGtgctttaa